A single Bufo bufo chromosome 6, aBufBuf1.1, whole genome shotgun sequence DNA region contains:
- the LOC121004104 gene encoding gastrula zinc finger protein XlCGF26.1-like: protein MSRHRKRMGETILNLTLEIVYLLTGEECIVVKKSGENVTLFDRRHASAGWSKTQSLVTGSQIQSVVRDRKSKQKILELTNKIIKLLTEEDVADHFSTEKGKYAEGHTDLYKDYMSEAHRPLASPDGSSSRSTPDRSSSPLYSQDCVEDQQAEDLIDIKVEVMDDDEDIYPVGDVQCKEEEIPVEISAPDEFTKNSEGNLSPDSKTEVKTTSQNNSKDCLTNPNVSSATQSSNRLPDPCTYEGTSSDRSHKAKKNADPKGDKLFPCSQCGKYFKSKSSLIKHRLIHLDKRPYSCSQCGKGFTQKSGLIKHQRIHTDERPFSCSECGKCFTQKSILVEHQRGHSGEKPFSCSECGKCFTWKSVLFEHQKTHTGERPYTCAQCGKCFTQKSNLADHQKTHTGEKPFSCFDCGKCFTRKSGLVQHQRLHTGENPCMECGKCFTQKSDLLKHQRTHTGERPFSCLICGKCFTQKSSLVGHQKCHTGEKPFSCSECGKCFTRKSVLADHQKTHTGERPFPCLNCGKCFAQKSDLVVHHRVHTGEKPYTCNECGKCFTQKSSLAEHLKIHTGEKPFSCSQCGRCFTQKSSLVKHQVTHAGPESFSYSESEMYYPDIGYGLPADDSVKEEGLCNVQTMDNDLQEDQNDQDN, encoded by the exons ATGAGCAGACATAGAAAAAGGATGGGTGAGACAATATTAAATCTCACCTTGGAGATTGTTtacctgctgactggagag GAATGCATAGTAGTAAAGAAGTCTGGTGAAAATGTCACTCTATTCGACCGCCGCCATGCATCAGCAGGATGGAGCAAGACCCAGAGCCTCGTCACAGGGTCTCAAATCCAATCAGTGGTCCGTGATAGGAAAAgtaagcagaagatcctagaactgacCAACAAGATCATTAAACTGCTGACTGaagag GATGTTGCAGATCATTTTTCCACAGAGAAGGGGAAGTATGCAGAAGGACATACTGATCTATACAAGGATTACATGAGTGAGGCGCACCGGCCTCTCGCTTCACCTG ATGGATCCAGTAGTAGGAGTACACCAGACAGAAGTTCCAGTCCACTATATTCCCAGGACTGTGTTGAAGATCAACAG GCTGAAGATCTTATTGATATTAAAGTAGAAGTTATGGATGATGATGAAGACATATATCCCGTGGGTGATGTGCAATGTAAGGAAGAAGAAATACCTGTAGAAATCAGTGCAC CAGATGAATTCACTAAGAATTCGGAAGGAAACCTTTCACCAGATTCTAAAACAGAAGTCAAAACTACCTCACAGAACAATTCAAAAGACTGCTTGACCAACCCAAATGTATCCTCTGCCACTCAAAGCAGCAATCGGTTACCTGATCCCTGCACTTATGAAGGAACTTCATCTGATCGATCTCACAAAGCTAAAAAAAATGCCGATCCAAAAGGGGACAAATTGTTTCCATGTTCCCAATGCGGGAAATATTTTAAAAGCAAGTCAAGTCTAATTAAACATCGGCTAATTCATTTAGATAAGAGACCATATTCATGTTCGCAGTGTGGGAAAGGTTTTACCCAGAAATCAGGTCtcattaaacatcagagaattcatacagacgagaggccattttcatgttcagagtgtgggaaatgttttacacagaaatcgattcttgttgaacatcagagaGGTCactcaggagagaagccattttcatgttcagagtgtgggaaatgtttcacttGGAAATCTGTTCTTTTTGAACATCAAAAAACACATACTGGAGAGAGACCATATACATGTGCACAGTGTGGCAAGTGTTTCACTCAGAAATCCAATCTCGCTGAccatcagaaaactcacacaggggagaagccattttcatgtttcgattgtgggaaatgtttcacccGTAAATCCGGCCTCGTTCAACATCAACgacttcacacaggagaaaatccATGTATGGAATGCGGCAAATGTTTCACTCAGAAATCAGATCTTCTTAAACATCAAaggactcacacaggagagagaccATTTTCATGTCTGatttgtgggaagtgttttacccAGAAATCATCTCTTGTTGGGCATCAGAAATGTCACACCggcgagaagccattttcatgttcagaatgtgggaaatgttttactcgaAAATCAGTTCTGGCCGATCAccagaaaactcacacaggggagaggccGTTCCCGTGTTTAaattgtgggaaatgttttgctcaGAAATCCGATCTTGTTGTTCATCACAGAGTTCACACGGGAGAGAAACCATATACATGTAATGAATGCGGGAAATGTTTTACCCAGAAATCTTCTCTTGCTGAACATctgaaaattcacacaggggagaagccgttttcatgttcacaatgtgggagatgttttacccagaaatcttctcttgttaaacatcaggtgACTCACGCAGGACCAGAATCCTTTTCATACTCCGAAAGTGAAATGTATTATCCAGACATTGGCTATGGTTTACCAGCAGACGATTCCGTTAAGGAAGAAGGTTTATGTAATGTTCAGACCATGGATAATGATTTGCAAGAGGATCAAAATGATCAGGACAATTGA